GCCATCTCTGTCCTGTGTCCCCGTGTCACGTTCCAGTGCCATCCCCGTGTCACGTCCCGGTGCCATCCCCGTGTCACGTCCCGGTGCCATTTCTGTGCCATCCTTCTGTGTCCCCTCGCTGTCACCTCCCCGTGCTGGCTCTCCACGTTGTCCCCTGTCCCCCGTGCCACGTTCCTGTGCCATCTCCGTGTCCCCGAGTGCCATTTCCATGTCACATCCCCATGTCCCGGTGCCACCTCCGTGTCCCCTCAATGTCCTCTTGGGGCCGAGTGTCACATCCCCAGGCCCCGGCGTCACACCCGTGTCACATCCCCCAGCCATGTCCATATCCATGTCCCTGGGCCACCTCCCAGAGCGTCACCTCTGAGTGTCACCTCCGAGTGTCACATCCCAGAGTGTCACACCCTCGGTGCCACCtccccatcctgtccccagccttgTCCCCACACGGGACCCTGTGGGAAACTGAGGCCCGGccagggggacacagaggggacaggagtgTCCCCTGGCCTTGGGAAGGTGGGGACAGtaggaggggacagctgggatggcagggacacGCTGGGAcatgctggggacactgcaggccaggccagggctgtggtggctgtggaAGTGTCACCGTCACACTGGGTGTCACCGAGGGGGGCACATGGGGGTGGCACAGGTTTCACCACCCCCACTGGGTGTCacaggtgtccctgtcctgggtgtccctgtcccatcacAGGGAACGTCCCAgctgtccccggtgtcccctgcCGGGCGTGCTGGCAccaggcagtgtccccaggctgctcctgtccccGGAGGTGGCCCGGCTGTCCCCGgtgtcccagggctgtcccggctgtccccggtgtcccctgcCGGGCGTGGTGGCGCCGGGCGGGCGCTACCTGGTGAAGAAGGGCAGGTGGTGGCCCAGGCCACCCCCCGGGCGTGGGGACTCTGTCCGGGCCATCACGTCCTTGAACCAGGAGGCCACGTCCACCTCGAGCGTCTCGTAGCGCTTGATGAAGGTGTGctcctgtggggacaggggacatggggacatcggggacagcaggggacagcagggacatggggacatcggggacagcaggggacagcagggacatgacatggggacattggggacagcaggggacagcagggagatgacatggggacagcaggggacagcagggacatgacatggggacatcggggacagcaggggacagcagggacatggggacagcagggacatgacatggggacatcggggacagcaggggacagcagggacatgacatggggacattggggacagcaggggacatggggacagcagtggcatgacatggggacattggggagagcaggtgacagcagggacatgaCATGAGGACATTGGGGACAGCAAAGACAGCACAGGACGtcagggacattggggacataGGGACGCTGGGAACAGCAGGCTCATGGGGATAGCAGGGATGACAGCAGGGGACATAAGAGGACATCaagggacatcagggacagcagggatgtggggacGTGGGGACATCAGGACACTGGGGGATACAAGGACAAGGGGACCACACTGGACATGGAGGACAAAgcttggggacacagggacagagcaccgAGGGTGAGGGTttggggacaaggtggggacgGAGATACGGGACATGGATGTAgccttggggacacagggacacaggcacaAGGACAcggggacagacacagggacatggtGACAGAtacagggacactgggacacagcTGCAGACACGTaggggaggtgacagggacttggggacccccagggatggggagggggtggcCGTGGCTCTGGTAACAGCCGTGATGGGAAGGTGGCCCTAGGGACACAagtgacaggggacagggaaagaGACAAATGTGATGGGACAGATGACAGGTATGACAGGTAACAGGTGTGACACTGACAGGTGTGACAGGTGATGGTGACAGTGACAAGTGCCAGGTGTCAGGTGTGACAATGACAGGTGTCAGGTGTGACAATGACAGGTGACAGATGCCACTCACCAGTAACTTGTTGTACTTTGGTCTCTTCCTGTGGTCCTTGGTGAGGctgggggaggggacagggggtgaGCGCCTTTGGGACCCTCAggccatgtccccatgtccccctctgtccccagtgtcccccaccAGTCCCAGATGAAGGCCCGGAACTCCCCAGAGAAGGGGGGGCGGCACCTTGGGGACCGCTGGGGCTCTGTCCCTCCCATGTCCCCTATGTCCCCCCATGTTCCGGTGTCCCCcctgtgtccccgtgtcccccctgtgtccccaacAGTCACAGACGAAGGCCTGGAAGTCCCCAGAGCATCTTGGGGACCCTCCTTGTCCCCTgcatgtccccatgtcccccccccccccttttccctgtgtgtccccatgtcTCCGcgtcccctgtgtgtccccacatcccccatgtccctgtgtgttccaatgtccccatgtcccccatgtcccttTGTGGCCCCAcatccccatgtccctgtgtggccccatgtcccccatgtcccttTGTGGCCCCAcgtccccatgtccctgtgtggccccatgtcccccatgtccctgtgtgtcccaatgtcccccatgtccctgtgtggccccatgtccccgtgtcccccatgtccctgtgtgtcccaatgtccccatgtcccccacaTCCCCGTGTGGCCCCacatcccccatttcccccgtGTCCCTGTGTGGCCCCACGTCCCCATGTGCCCCAcgtcccctgtgtgtccccacaTCCCCCATGTCCCCCGTCCCTCCGatgtcccctgtgtgtccccacatcctccatgtccccatgtccctgtgtgtccccacaTCCCCTATGTCCCCATGtgccccatgtccctgtgtggccccatgtccccatgttCTCTGTatcccccatgtccccccgTCCCTCCGatgtcccctgtgtgtccctgtgtcccccatgtccctgtgtggcccaatgtccccatgtcccccatgtCCATGCATGTCCCCACgtcccccccatgtccctgtgtggcccaatgtccccatgtcccccatgtCCATGCATGTCCCCACgtcccccccatgtccctgtgtggCCCAATGTCTCCATGTCCATACATGTCCCCAcatcccccatgtccccatgtccccctgaTGTCCCTGTGTggccccatgtccccatgtccctgtgtgtcccaatgtccccatgtcccccccgATGTCCCCACCAGTCTCGGACGAAGGCCTGGAAGTCCCCGGAGAAGCCCATGGCCGGGGGCAGCAGGGGCGggtcctcctgcagcaccttggTCAGCACCTCAAAATCCGTCTTGCAGTTCTGGTACGGGAACTGCCCCGTGGCCAGCtccacctggggacacaggtgtgacacaggtgtgacacaggtgtgacacacacagggacagcagttCTGGTACGGGAACTGCCCCGTGGCCAGCtccacctggggacacaggtgTGACACAGGTGTGACACAGGTGTGACACACACAGGGCCAGCtccacctggggacacaggtgtgacacaggtgtgacaggtgtgacacacagggacagcagtgctggtaCGGGAACTGCCCTGTGGCCATCtccacctggggacacaggtgTGACACACACAGGTGTGACAGCTGTGACAGGTATTGTAGGGAggtgtggcactgcagggctgaggtggCATCGTGGGGACACACTGGGGACCCAGAGGTAGTTGgggccagcctggggacaccggggTGGGGGTCAGGGGCATTTTGGGGACAGTTGGGTGATGctttggggacactggggtgggTCGGGGCGTTTTGGGGACAGCTcggtgacactctggggacagtTGGGTGGGTCGGGGatgctctggggacagctcggtgacactctggggacagtTGGGTGGGTCGGGGatgctctggggacagctgggtgACATTTGGGGACCCTGGGTGACGTTGGGGGATGCTGGGGACTCGGGGTGACATTTGGGGACCCTGGGTGACGTTGGGGGATGCTGGGGACTCGGGGTGACCTTGGGGTAACCTGGGTGACATTTGCGGAGGCTTCAGGGACCCGGGGTGactctggggacactctggggacaggcTCACCAGGGAGATGCCGAGGCTCCAGACGTCGGCGCGGATGTCGTAGTCGGGCTTGGTGGGGTCGGGGGGGTCGATGCGCTCGGGCTGGGGGAGGGGCAGCATTGGGGCCATGGGGTGGGGGGGCAGGGCCCCAGAACCCCCAACCCCAAACTTGGGAACCTCCAAACACCAAACCTGGGAACCCCCAAACCTGGGAACCCCCAAACCCGGGAACCTCCAAACACCAAACCTGGGAACCCCCAAATACCCAGAACACCAAACCTGggaacccccaaaccccaaacctggcAGGGACTCCAAAACCCCAAACGTGTGGGGGACTCCACCAACCCCAAACCTGGGAACCCTCAAACATCCAAAGCCCCAGACCTGGGGGGATCctccaaaaacccaaacctgggGGGGGATcctcaaaaccccaaaaaaaccaaacctggaAGAGactccaaaaccccaaacctgggaACCCCCAAacacccaaaaccccaaacctgggaACCTCCAAACACCCAAAACCCCCAACCTGGGAACACCCAAGCACCCAGACCCCAGACCTGGGGGGATCCCCCAAACCCCAAGGGATACCTGACACCCCCAAACCTGGGGAAccctcacagccccatcccaaggctgggctgcagccccctcaATCCTGGGGACCCAACACCCCCCGATCCCCCCCAGAGGCCCACTCTGGGGCTGAGGGATGTGCCCAGTGGGCCCCCAACatccccccagtgtccccaatgtcccccatGTTCCCCACGTCCCCAATAGCCCCAGTGTCCCCCTAACggccccagtgtccccagtgcccctccacaatgtccccatgtcccccatgtccccagtgtctCCAATGTCCCCCTATCCCCAGCATCCCCacatccccagtgtcccctctccGCCATGTAGGCTGCACACCCCACACTCTGGGGGATGTCCTTATGTCCCAGGGGATGTCCCCaaccctgtccccagtgtcccctcaccGCCATGTAGGCCGCACACCCCACACTCTGGGGGATGTCCTTGTGTCCCAGgggatgtccccagccctgtccccagtgtcccctcaccGCCATGTAGGCCGCACACCCCGCGCTCCGGGTCTTGGCCTTGGAGTCCACCAGGCGGCCGCTGATGCCGAAGTCGCAGAGCTTGACCTGGCCCCGCTCGTCCAGCAGGATGTTGGAGGGTTTGACATCCCTGTGGATCACCCCGTGCTTCTCCTTCAGGTACAGCAGCGCCTTCACGATCTGAGAGACACAGATTGTCCCCACTGTCAcctctgtgtcacctctgtgccACCATTGCCCCGCCCAGAACCCAGAGACACCCCaactgtccccagtgtcccctgtggGTCACCCCGTGCTTCTCCTTCAGGTACAGCAGCGCCTTCACGATCTGAGAGACACGGATTGTCCCCACTGTCACCTCTGTGCCACCTCTGTGCCACCATCACCCTGCCCTGAACATCCTCTGTCCCCCTGTGGGTCACCCCGTGCTTCTCCTTCAGGTACAGCAATGCGattgtccccaatgtccccagtgtccctcaccatcaccaccatcttgcccagggtgctgggacccttctgcctgtccccagtgtccccaatgtcccaaCTGTCCCAAGGGCCACTCACTGCCACAGTCATCCTGCCCAGAACCCCGGAGCCACCCTGTGTGTCCTCAATATCCCCATTGTTCCCAGTGTCCCAATGCTCAtgctgtccccaatgtccccagtgtctcccctgtccccagtgtccccaatgctcctgctgtccccaatgtccccagtgtctcccctgtccccagtgtccccaatgctcctgctgtccccaatgtccccagtgtctcccctgtccccagtgtccctgtcatccccactgtccccagtgtccccaatgcTCCTGttgtcccaatgtccccagtgtcctcATTGTCCCCAAGGCTCGAGGTGCCCCCAGTGTCCCTGGGttccccaatgtccccagtgtccccaatgcccccagtgtcccccatgtccccaagtgtccccattgtcccaaatctccccagtgtccccaaggctCCAGGTATCCCCAGTGCCCCCAATGTTCTCagtgtccccattgtccccccATTGTCCCAAATATCCCCCAGTGTCTCCAATGTCCCCCCCACTGTCACTCACTGCCACTGTCATCTTGCCCAGAATGTCAGAGCCACCCTgcgtgtccccagtgtccccaatgctccaggtgtccccagtgtccccagtgtccccagatGTCCCAAATCTCCCCAATGCTCCAggtgtccccgctgtccccactGTCACTCACTGCCACCGTCATCTTGCCCAGGATGCGCTCGGGGATGGGGCCCTGGATTCTCTTCTTGAGCTTCTCAGCGCAGGTGCCCATGAGCTCCATGGCGATGAACACGTCGGTCTGGGGAGGGACTGGCTctac
This portion of the Serinus canaria isolate serCan28SL12 chromosome 25, serCan2020, whole genome shotgun sequence genome encodes:
- the MAP2K7 gene encoding dual specificity mitogen-activated protein kinase kinase 7 isoform X1 — its product is MAASSLEQKLSRLEAKLKQENREARRRIDLNLDIGPARARPTLQLPLVSEGGRGGPPESPQPAPPPRPRQMLGLPPPPFLVPRSLESIEIDQKLQEIMKQTGYLTVGGQRYQAEINDLENLGEIGSGTCGQVWKMRFRKTGHVIAVKQMRRSGNREENKRILMDLDVVLKSHDCPYIVQCFGTFITNTDVFIAMELMGTCAEKLKKRIQGPIPERILGKMTVAIVKALLYLKEKHGVIHRDVKPSNILLDERGQVKLCDFGISGRLVDSKAKTRSAGCAAYMAPERIDPPDPTKPDYDIRADVWSLGISLVELATGQFPYQNCKTDFEVLTKVLQEDPPLLPPAMGFSGDFQAFVRDCLTKDHRKRPKYNKLLEHTFIKRYETLEVDVASWFKDVMARTESPRPGGGLGHHLPFFTR
- the MAP2K7 gene encoding dual specificity mitogen-activated protein kinase kinase 7 isoform X2; this translates as MAASSLEQKLSRLEAKLKQENREARRRIDLNLDIGPARARPIIVITLSPAPAPSQRAALQLPLVSEGGRGGPPESPQPAPPPRPRQMLGLPPPPFLVPRSLESIEIDQKLQEIMKQTGYLTVGGQRYQAEINDLENLGEIGSGTCGQVWKMRFRKTGHVIAVKQMRRSGNREENKRILMDLDVVLKSHDCPYIVQCFGTFITNTDVFIAMELMGTCAEKLKKRIQGPIPERILGKMTVAIVKALLYLKEKHGVIHRDVKPSNILLDERGQVKLCDFGISGRLVDSKAKTRSAGCAAYMAPERIDPPDPTKPDYDIRADVWSLGISLVELATGQFPYQNCKTDFEVLTKVLQEDPPLLPPAMGFSGDFQAFVRDCLTKDHRKRPKYNKLLEHTFIKRYETLEVDVASWFKDVMARTESPRPGGGLGHHLPFFTR